A portion of the Gorilla gorilla gorilla isolate KB3781 chromosome X, NHGRI_mGorGor1-v2.1_pri, whole genome shotgun sequence genome contains these proteins:
- the PBDC1 gene encoding protein PBDC1 isoform X2: MAATSGTDEPVSGELVSVAHALSLPAESYGNDPDIEMAWAMRAMQHAEVYYKLISSVDPQFLKLTKVDDQIYSEFRKNFETLRIDVLDPEELKSESAKEPPGYNSLPLKLLGTGKAITKLFISVFRTKKERKESTMEEKKELTVEKKRTPRMEERKELIVEKKKRKESTEKTKLTKEEKKGKKLTKKSTKVVKKLCKVYREQHSRSYDSIETTSTMVLLAQTPLVKCKFLYN, translated from the exons ATGGCGGCCACCAGTGGAACTGATGAACCG GTTTCCGGGGAGTTGGTGTCTGTGGCACATGCGCTTTCTCTCCCAGCAGAGTCGTATGGCAACGAT CCTGACATTGAGATGGCTTGGGCCATGAGAGCAATGCAGCATGCTGAAGTCTATTACAAG CTGATTTCATCAGTTGACCCACAGTTCCTGAAACTCACCAAAGTAGATGACCAAATTTACTCTGAGTTCCGGAAAAATTTTGAGACCCTTAGGATAGATGTATTGGACCCAGAAGAACTCAAGTCAGAATCAGCCAAAGAG CCCCCAGGATACAATTCTTTGCCATTGAAATTGCTCGGAACCGGGAAGGCTATAACAAAGCTGTTTATATCAGTGTTCAGgacaaagaaggagagaaaggagtcAACAATGGAGGAGAAAAAAGAGCTGACAGTGGAGAAGAAGAGAACACCAAGaatggaggagagaaaggagctgatagtggagaagaaaaagaggaaggaatcaACAGAGAAGACAAAACTgacaaaggaggagaaaaagggaaagaagctGACAAAGAAATCAACAAAAGTGGTGAAAAAGCTATGTAAGGTATACAGGGAACAGCACTCTAGAAGCTATGACTCAATTGAGACTACAAGTACCATGGTGCTACTTGCACAGACCCCTTTGGTTAAATGTAAATTCTTGTACAATTGA
- the PBDC1 gene encoding protein PBDC1 isoform X1 translates to MAATSGTDEPVSGELVSVAHALSLPAESYGNDPDIEMAWAMRAMQHAEVYYKLISSVDPQFLKLTKVDDQIYSEFRKNFETLRIDVLDPEELKSESAKEKWRPFCLKFNGIVEDFNYGTLLRLDCSQGYTEENTIFAPRIQFFAIEIARNREGYNKAVYISVQDKEGEKGVNNGGEKRADSGEEENTKNGGEKGADSGEEKEEGINREDKTDKGGEKGKEADKEINKSGEKAM, encoded by the exons ATGGCGGCCACCAGTGGAACTGATGAACCG GTTTCCGGGGAGTTGGTGTCTGTGGCACATGCGCTTTCTCTCCCAGCAGAGTCGTATGGCAACGAT CCTGACATTGAGATGGCTTGGGCCATGAGAGCAATGCAGCATGCTGAAGTCTATTACAAG CTGATTTCATCAGTTGACCCACAGTTCCTGAAACTCACCAAAGTAGATGACCAAATTTACTCTGAGTTCCGGAAAAATTTTGAGACCCTTAGGATAGATGTATTGGACCCAGAAGAACTCAAGTCAGAATCAGCCAAAGAG AAGTGGAGGCCATTCTGCTTGAAGTTTAATGGGATTGTTGAAGACTTCAACTATGGTACTTTGCTGCGACTAGATTGTTCTCAGGGCTACACTGAGGAAAACACCATCTTTG CCCCCAGGATACAATTCTTTGCCATTGAAATTGCTCGGAACCGGGAAGGCTATAACAAAGCTGTTTATATCAGTGTTCAGgacaaagaaggagagaaaggagtcAACAATGGAGGAGAAAAAAGAGCTGACAGTGGAGAAGAAGAGAACACCAAGaatggaggagagaaaggagctgatagtggagaagaaaaagaggaaggaatcaACAGAGAAGACAAAACTgacaaaggaggagaaaaagggaaagaagctGACAAAGAAATCAACAAAAGTGGTGAAAAAGCTATGTAA